One region of Anaeromyxobacter paludicola genomic DNA includes:
- a CDS encoding hybrid sensor histidine kinase/response regulator codes for MSARPDDERFVVLAPSAHDGPVTARLLERAGLDCLLVRDMGELCRAIEGGAAGALVAEEALADTGVARLAALLSRQEPWSDLPVIVFTGQRESGAARQQELDDLARLGNVTLLARPLQVVTVLSAVRTALRARRRQYAARAVLSELQAVLDAVPAAVFISRDRDARRIEANRAASDALHLAPHANASLSAPPEERPRTFRAMRDGVELPVEQLPVQRAASTGAEVRNAEFDLVYADGALRHFFGNAAPLAGPDGQPIGAVGAFVDVTELKAAEERLRDSDRRKTEFLGVLSHELRNPLAPIRNSIYLLERAPPDSEQAGRARQVIQRQVAHLARLVDDLLDVTRISRGKIELRRALVDAREIVQRTCDDHRTLLEGRGVTLRVEASGPAWVEADATRLAQVLGNLLQNAAKFSPAGGTVTVAVQAEGGHARIRVRDDGIGIAPDLLPHVFEPFVQADDGLSRSHGGLGLGLALVKALVELHGGRVWAESGGLGLGTEFVIELPLAAAREAPAPAPGPAAARRSVHVLLIDDNQDAAETMGDILRLEGHRVDVASDGRSGLARARELSPDAIVCDIGLPDMDGYAVARTLRADEAFRGTRLIALTGYAQPEDRARAKAEGFDAHLSKPPPVEELLAQLSRPGRS; via the coding sequence GTGAGCGCGCGCCCGGACGACGAGCGGTTCGTGGTGCTCGCGCCGTCGGCGCACGACGGTCCCGTGACCGCGAGGCTGCTCGAGCGGGCCGGCCTCGACTGCCTCCTCGTGCGCGACATGGGGGAGCTCTGCCGCGCCATCGAGGGCGGCGCCGCCGGGGCGCTCGTGGCCGAGGAGGCCCTCGCGGACACCGGGGTGGCGCGGCTCGCCGCGCTGCTGTCCCGGCAGGAGCCCTGGTCCGACCTCCCCGTGATCGTCTTCACGGGCCAGCGCGAGTCCGGGGCGGCGCGCCAGCAGGAGCTCGACGACCTGGCGCGGCTCGGGAACGTGACCCTGCTCGCCCGGCCGCTCCAGGTGGTGACGGTCCTGTCGGCGGTCCGGACGGCGCTGCGGGCCCGCCGGCGGCAATACGCCGCGCGCGCGGTCCTGTCCGAGCTCCAGGCGGTCCTCGACGCCGTGCCCGCCGCGGTGTTCATCTCGCGCGATCGCGACGCGCGGCGCATCGAAGCGAACCGCGCCGCGAGCGACGCGCTCCACCTCGCGCCCCACGCCAACGCTTCCCTGAGCGCCCCGCCGGAGGAGCGCCCCCGGACGTTCCGCGCGATGCGGGACGGGGTCGAGCTGCCGGTGGAGCAGCTCCCGGTGCAGCGCGCGGCCAGCACCGGCGCGGAGGTCCGGAACGCCGAGTTCGACCTCGTCTACGCGGACGGGGCGCTGCGGCACTTCTTCGGCAACGCCGCGCCGCTCGCCGGACCCGACGGCCAGCCCATCGGCGCCGTGGGCGCCTTCGTGGACGTCACCGAGCTCAAGGCGGCGGAGGAGCGGCTGCGCGACTCCGACCGGCGCAAGACCGAGTTCCTGGGGGTGCTGTCGCACGAGCTGCGCAACCCGCTCGCGCCCATCCGCAACAGCATCTACCTCCTGGAGCGGGCCCCGCCGGACAGCGAGCAGGCCGGGCGGGCCCGGCAGGTGATCCAGCGGCAGGTGGCGCACCTGGCGCGGCTCGTGGACGACCTGCTCGACGTGACGCGCATCTCGCGCGGCAAGATCGAGCTGCGGCGGGCGCTCGTGGACGCCCGCGAGATCGTGCAGCGGACCTGCGACGACCACCGGACCCTGCTCGAGGGGCGGGGCGTGACGCTGCGGGTGGAGGCCTCCGGGCCGGCCTGGGTCGAGGCGGACGCCACCCGCCTCGCGCAGGTCCTCGGGAACCTGCTGCAGAACGCCGCCAAGTTCAGCCCGGCGGGCGGGACGGTGACGGTCGCCGTCCAGGCGGAGGGCGGCCACGCCCGGATCCGGGTGCGGGACGACGGCATCGGCATCGCGCCCGACCTGCTGCCCCACGTCTTCGAGCCCTTCGTCCAGGCCGACGACGGGCTCTCGCGCTCGCACGGCGGGCTCGGGCTCGGCCTCGCGCTCGTGAAGGCGCTGGTCGAGCTGCACGGGGGGCGGGTCTGGGCCGAGAGCGGCGGCCTGGGCCTGGGGACCGAGTTCGTCATCGAGCTGCCGCTGGCCGCCGCGCGCGAGGCCCCCGCGCCGGCCCCCGGGCCCGCGGCGGCGCGGCGCTCCGTCCACGTGCTCCTCATCGACGACAACCAGGACGCCGCCGAGACCATGGGCGACATCCTGAGGCTCGAGGGTCACCGCGTGGACGTCGCGAGCGACGGCCGCTCGGGGCTGGCGAGGGCCCGCGAGCTCTCGCCCGACGCCATCGTGTGCGACATCGGGCTGCCGGACATGGACGGCTACGCGGTCGCGCGGACGCTGCGCGCCGACGAGGCCTTCCGCGGCACGCGCCTCATCGCGCTCACCGGGTACGCCCAGCCGGAGGACCGCGCCCGGGCGAAGGCGGAGGGGTTCGACGCGCACCTGTCCAAGCCGCCGCCGGTCGAGGAGCTGCTCGCGCAGCTCTCGCGGCCAGGGCGGTCCTGA
- a CDS encoding lytic transglycosylase domain-containing protein encodes MALAEGRRPQRPGPPGRRPLSAGVLLAAAGLAGCAGPRAAGPRSFFDPAPAPLARAAVTPAREAAPPAPTRILAGPVDTHVAARMPGQSAAARGRLTRAILGEAERARIDPLLVLAVIHVESSFAPGAVSRAGAVGLMQLREPTMRGEVARSGLASGDRRDPVANVRAGVRYLRRMLDAFGDDLELALMAYNAGPERIRRLQLHGALSKRYRAYARRVRAELGRLRARLAAPPAAAPGEGAGPPALASSS; translated from the coding sequence ATGGCGTTGGCCGAGGGACGACGACCGCAGCGGCCCGGGCCCCCCGGCCGTCGCCCGCTTTCGGCGGGCGTCCTGCTGGCCGCTGCCGGGCTGGCGGGGTGCGCCGGGCCGCGCGCGGCCGGTCCCCGCAGCTTCTTCGACCCCGCTCCGGCGCCGCTCGCCCGGGCGGCCGTCACTCCCGCCCGCGAGGCCGCGCCCCCCGCGCCCACCCGGATCCTGGCCGGCCCGGTGGACACCCACGTGGCGGCGCGCATGCCGGGCCAGAGCGCGGCGGCGCGGGGGCGGCTGACCCGGGCGATCCTGGGCGAGGCGGAGCGGGCGCGCATCGACCCGCTGCTCGTGCTGGCGGTCATCCACGTCGAGTCCTCGTTCGCGCCGGGCGCCGTCTCCCGCGCCGGCGCGGTGGGGCTCATGCAGCTGCGGGAGCCGACCATGCGCGGCGAGGTGGCCCGCTCCGGGCTCGCCTCGGGAGACCGGCGGGATCCGGTCGCCAACGTGCGCGCCGGGGTGCGCTACCTGCGGCGGATGCTCGACGCGTTCGGCGACGACCTCGAGCTCGCGCTGATGGCCTACAACGCCGGCCCCGAGCGGATCCGGAGGCTGCAGCTGCACGGGGCCCTCTCCAAGCGGTACCGGGCCTACGCCCGCCGCGTCCGGGCCGAGCTGGGGAGGCTGCGGGCCCGCCTCGCCGCCCCGCCCGCGGCCGCGCCCGGCGAGGGGGCTGGCCCGCCGGCGCTGGCGTCGAGCTCGTGA
- a CDS encoding PAS domain-containing hybrid sensor histidine kinase/response regulator, whose translation MLTTAPSPELIDALFNCSPVAMWVFDRETLRFLAVNDEAVRRYGYSREEFLARTILDIRPVDQRDGARAAVDLPDGSARPRHWLHRTASGEVIDVEVRRAADLELAGRPARLVIIRDVTEERRALASLRASERRFRAVLEHGTDALVFQCAEGKIIWAAASARNILGCPIDQLVGRQGLDLVHPDDRAAIVAARADSLARPFERIRGVARYGPREGPWRWLEVVRENRLDDPAVGAVVVHLRDVTEQKLAEEALRRSEESFRNVIESSPDLVVVAREGLAVYVNAAVLGALGLAREGVLGRPVLEAVHPEDRALVRAGLSVAPGASRPEVTEGRLVCADGSSLSVEFRAVPVDFAGAPAVLAFGRDVTERRRLEGRLAVADRMSSIGSLAAGVAHEINNPVASSLANVGFLAEAMAPHLAAVSAPERRELEETLRDVRDGLERVRVIVRDLKTFSHLDEQALGPVELRGVLDSACRLAFNELKHRARLVRSGLEEPVWVQGSEGRLAQVFVNLLVNAAQSIPEGAAGQNEVRLAVRRGDDGRVRVEVQDTGGGIRPEHLPRLFDPFFTTKAKGVGTGLGLSICHSIVRAHGGAIEVESAPGRGSCFRVALLGCVPAGPAADPEPAPAPFPRVSVLVVDDEPGVCASISRLLKAEHEVVTYSSSRTARELLLSGARFDAVLCDVMMPELTGVQLHAAVRERAPEQAARFVFMTGGVFSAETRALLANTGRPVLHKPFEKAQLLAALRELQESTR comes from the coding sequence ATGCTGACGACCGCCCCGTCCCCCGAGCTCATCGACGCGCTGTTCAACTGCTCGCCCGTGGCGATGTGGGTCTTCGACCGGGAGACGCTCCGGTTCCTCGCCGTCAACGACGAGGCGGTCCGGCGCTACGGGTACTCGCGGGAGGAGTTCCTGGCGAGGACCATCCTCGACATCCGGCCCGTGGACCAGCGGGACGGCGCCCGCGCCGCCGTGGACCTGCCGGACGGCTCGGCCCGCCCCCGCCACTGGCTGCACCGCACGGCGTCCGGCGAGGTGATCGACGTCGAGGTCCGCCGGGCCGCCGACCTCGAGCTCGCCGGGCGGCCGGCGCGCCTCGTCATCATCCGCGACGTCACCGAGGAGCGGCGGGCCCTCGCCTCGCTCCGGGCGAGCGAGCGCCGCTTCCGGGCCGTCCTCGAGCACGGCACCGACGCGCTCGTCTTCCAGTGCGCCGAGGGGAAGATCATCTGGGCGGCGGCCTCGGCCCGGAACATCCTCGGCTGCCCCATCGACCAGCTCGTCGGGCGCCAGGGGCTCGACCTCGTGCACCCGGACGACCGCGCGGCGATCGTCGCCGCCCGGGCCGACTCGCTGGCGCGCCCCTTCGAGCGGATCCGGGGCGTGGCCCGGTACGGGCCGCGCGAGGGCCCCTGGCGCTGGCTCGAGGTCGTCCGCGAGAACCGGCTCGACGACCCGGCCGTGGGCGCGGTGGTGGTGCACCTGCGCGACGTGACCGAGCAGAAGCTCGCGGAGGAGGCGCTGCGCCGGTCGGAGGAGAGCTTCCGGAACGTCATCGAGAGCTCGCCGGACCTCGTCGTCGTCGCGCGCGAGGGGCTCGCCGTCTACGTGAACGCGGCGGTGCTGGGCGCGCTCGGGCTCGCGCGCGAGGGCGTGCTGGGCCGCCCCGTGCTCGAGGCGGTCCACCCCGAGGATCGGGCGCTGGTGCGCGCGGGGCTGTCGGTCGCGCCGGGCGCCTCCCGGCCCGAGGTGACGGAGGGCCGGCTCGTCTGCGCCGACGGCTCCAGCCTCTCGGTCGAGTTCCGCGCCGTGCCGGTGGACTTCGCCGGCGCGCCCGCGGTGCTCGCCTTCGGCCGCGACGTCACCGAGCGCCGCCGGCTCGAGGGGCGGCTGGCGGTCGCCGACCGGATGAGCTCCATCGGCTCCCTGGCGGCGGGCGTCGCGCACGAGATCAACAACCCGGTCGCCTCGTCGCTCGCCAACGTGGGCTTCCTCGCGGAGGCGATGGCGCCCCACCTCGCGGCGGTCTCCGCGCCGGAGCGGCGGGAGCTGGAGGAGACGCTCCGGGACGTGCGCGACGGGCTCGAGCGCGTCCGGGTGATCGTCCGGGACCTCAAGACCTTCTCCCACCTCGACGAGCAGGCGCTCGGGCCGGTGGAGCTGCGCGGCGTGCTCGACTCCGCCTGCCGGCTCGCCTTCAACGAGCTGAAGCACCGGGCGCGGCTCGTCCGGAGCGGCCTCGAGGAGCCGGTCTGGGTGCAGGGCAGCGAGGGGCGGCTGGCGCAGGTCTTCGTGAACCTGCTCGTCAACGCCGCCCAGTCCATCCCCGAGGGCGCGGCCGGCCAGAACGAGGTGCGGCTCGCGGTCCGGCGGGGAGACGACGGCCGGGTGCGGGTGGAGGTCCAGGACACCGGCGGCGGGATCCGCCCCGAGCACCTCCCGCGCCTCTTCGACCCCTTCTTCACCACCAAGGCGAAGGGGGTGGGCACGGGGCTCGGGCTCTCCATCTGCCACAGCATCGTGCGCGCCCACGGCGGCGCGATCGAGGTGGAGAGCGCGCCGGGCCGCGGCTCGTGCTTCCGGGTCGCGCTCCTCGGCTGCGTCCCCGCCGGGCCGGCGGCGGACCCCGAGCCGGCGCCGGCCCCCTTCCCCCGCGTGTCGGTGCTGGTCGTGGACGACGAGCCGGGCGTCTGCGCCAGCATCTCCCGGCTGCTCAAGGCGGAGCACGAGGTCGTCACCTACTCGAGCAGCCGCACCGCGCGCGAGCTCCTCCTCTCCGGCGCGCGCTTCGACGCGGTGCTCTGCGACGTGATGATGCCGGAGCTCACCGGCGTGCAGCTGCACGCGGCCGTGCGGGAGCGGGCGCCCGAGCAGGCGGCGCGCTTCGTGTTCATGACCGGCGGGGTCTTCTCGGCGGAGACCCGCGCGCTCCTCGCGAACACCGGCCGGCCGGTGCTGCACAAGCCCTTCGAGAAGGCGCAGCTGCTCGCGGCGCTGCGCGAGCTGCAGGAGTCCACCCGCTGA
- a CDS encoding ATPase domain-containing protein, whose product MLTGVPGFDDILAGGFPARRIYLIQGDPGAGKTTLALRFLLEGVQRGERSLYVTFSESSEELADIARSHRWSLEGLSVLEISSDPAADESDTTLYQPAEVELGARMRALLEQIDRLRPARIVLDSCSELRLLAQSPLRYRRQILAMKQRLVDLGCTILLLDNPQPSSPDTVLQSVVHGVVAMEQLSPLYGAERRRLRVVKLRGLKYRGGFHDFIIKTGGVEVFPRLVAAEHHREFVREPVSSGLAEVDSLLGGGPDRGSSLLLMGPSGAGKSALAAQFALAAANRGERSAVFAFDESRAMYLARARSLGLDLQPHLDSGRIALQQIDPAELSPGEFSHRLRAAAEVGEARLVFIDSLNGYLNAMPEENFVALQLHELLAYLSQRGILTVMTLAQHGLVGSENESPLDVSYLADTILLFRYFEIDGQVRKAISAVKKRSGRHKNTIRELLVGEGGVRAGPVLERLQGVLTGRPALRGEVPGGRGA is encoded by the coding sequence GTGCTCACCGGGGTCCCCGGCTTCGACGACATCCTGGCCGGCGGCTTCCCCGCCCGCCGCATCTACCTCATCCAGGGCGATCCCGGCGCGGGCAAGACCACCCTCGCGCTCCGCTTCCTCCTGGAGGGCGTGCAGCGCGGGGAGCGGTCGCTCTACGTGACCTTCTCCGAGAGCAGCGAGGAGCTGGCCGACATCGCGCGGTCCCACCGGTGGTCCCTCGAGGGGCTGTCGGTCCTGGAGATCTCGAGCGACCCGGCGGCCGACGAGAGCGACACCACGCTCTACCAGCCGGCCGAGGTGGAGCTGGGCGCGCGCATGCGCGCGCTGCTCGAGCAGATCGACCGGCTCCGCCCGGCGCGCATCGTCCTCGACTCCTGCTCCGAGCTGCGGCTCCTGGCCCAGAGCCCGCTCCGGTACCGGCGGCAGATCCTGGCGATGAAGCAGCGGCTGGTGGACCTCGGCTGCACCATCCTGCTCCTCGACAACCCGCAGCCGAGCTCGCCCGACACGGTGCTGCAGAGCGTGGTGCACGGCGTGGTCGCGATGGAGCAGCTCTCCCCGCTCTACGGGGCCGAGCGCCGGCGGCTCCGGGTGGTCAAGCTGCGCGGGCTCAAGTACCGGGGCGGCTTCCACGACTTCATCATCAAGACGGGCGGGGTGGAGGTCTTCCCGCGGCTCGTCGCCGCCGAGCACCACCGCGAGTTCGTGCGCGAGCCGGTCTCGAGCGGCCTGGCCGAGGTGGACTCGCTGCTCGGGGGCGGTCCCGACCGCGGCTCCAGCCTGCTGCTCATGGGGCCGTCCGGCGCCGGCAAGTCGGCGCTCGCCGCCCAGTTCGCCCTCGCCGCCGCGAACCGCGGGGAGCGCTCGGCGGTCTTCGCCTTCGACGAGAGCCGGGCGATGTACCTCGCGCGGGCGCGGTCGCTCGGGCTGGACCTGCAGCCGCACCTGGACTCGGGGCGCATCGCGCTCCAGCAGATCGATCCCGCGGAGCTGTCGCCGGGCGAGTTCTCGCACCGCCTGCGGGCGGCGGCGGAGGTCGGCGAGGCGCGGCTGGTCTTCATCGACAGCCTGAACGGCTACCTCAACGCCATGCCGGAGGAGAACTTCGTCGCGCTGCAGCTCCACGAGCTGCTCGCGTACCTGTCGCAGCGAGGGATCCTGACCGTGATGACCCTGGCCCAGCACGGGCTGGTCGGGAGCGAGAACGAGTCGCCCCTGGACGTGAGCTACCTCGCCGACACCATCCTGCTCTTCCGCTACTTCGAGATCGACGGGCAGGTCCGGAAGGCGATCTCGGCGGTCAAGAAGCGCTCCGGCCGGCACAAGAACACCATCCGCGAGCTGCTCGTCGGCGAGGGAGGCGTGCGCGCCGGCCCGGTCCTCGAGCGGCTCCAGGGCGTGTTGACCGGCCGCCCGGCGCTCCGGGGCGAGGTCCCGGGCGGGCGGGGCGCCTAG
- a CDS encoding flavodoxin family protein, producing the protein MKVVAFNGSARKDGNTAILLRRVLGELEREGIETEVVHLAGQPIHGCTGCRRCGARKDRHCARGDDAVNGFIDKMLAADGVLLGSPTYFTDVSTEMKALIDRCGFVAKANGDMFRRKVGAAVVAVRRAGSTHAFDTMNHFFTINQMIVPGSSYWNVGVGLEPGDVEKDEEGLRTMAVLGENMAWLLKRIGAGAR; encoded by the coding sequence ATGAAAGTCGTCGCGTTCAACGGAAGCGCTCGCAAGGACGGAAACACCGCCATCCTGCTCCGCCGGGTCCTCGGGGAGCTGGAGCGCGAGGGGATCGAGACCGAGGTGGTCCACCTGGCGGGCCAGCCGATCCACGGCTGCACCGGCTGCCGGAGGTGCGGCGCTCGCAAGGACCGGCACTGCGCGCGCGGCGACGACGCCGTCAACGGCTTCATCGACAAGATGCTGGCGGCGGACGGCGTGCTGCTCGGCTCGCCCACCTACTTCACCGACGTGAGCACCGAGATGAAGGCGCTCATCGACCGCTGCGGCTTCGTCGCCAAGGCGAACGGCGACATGTTCCGCCGGAAGGTCGGGGCCGCGGTGGTGGCGGTGCGGCGCGCCGGCTCGACGCACGCCTTCGACACCATGAACCACTTCTTCACCATCAACCAGATGATCGTCCCCGGCTCCAGCTACTGGAACGTGGGCGTGGGGCTCGAGCCGGGCGACGTGGAGAAGGACGAGGAGGGCCTCCGCACCATGGCCGTGCTGGGCGAGAACATGGCCTGGCTGCTGAAGCGGATCGGGGCCGGGGCGCGCTGA
- a CDS encoding rhodanese-like domain-containing protein — protein MELPRITVEQVRAREQRGERFTFLDARNPTAWGQASDQVHGALRVPADEVDRHTAEIPRERAVVAYCT, from the coding sequence ATGGAGCTGCCGAGGATCACCGTGGAGCAGGTCCGCGCGCGCGAGCAGCGCGGCGAGCGGTTCACCTTCCTGGACGCCCGCAACCCGACGGCCTGGGGCCAGGCCTCCGACCAGGTGCACGGCGCGCTCCGCGTGCCGGCGGACGAGGTCGATCGCCACACCGCGGAGATCCCGCGGGAGCGGGCGGTGGTCGCCTACTGCACCTGA
- a CDS encoding class I SAM-dependent methyltransferase, with the protein MRFDAAYYARFYRGPRRVSSPRAVARLAGAICALADYHDLPLERVLDVGAGPGLWRDWFRRHRPGARYRSVDVSPHACERYGHERRDVSRWRSRERHDLVICQGVLQYLDDADCARAIENLGAMSRGLLFLEALTRRDLSEVVDRSASDVAVHLRTGAWYRARLARAGFRQLGAGLWVARRGGLPLFELEAAGR; encoded by the coding sequence ATGCGCTTCGACGCCGCCTACTACGCCCGCTTCTACCGCGGCCCGCGCCGGGTGAGCTCCCCCCGCGCGGTCGCCCGGCTCGCCGGCGCGATCTGCGCCCTCGCCGACTACCACGACCTCCCGCTCGAGCGGGTCCTCGACGTGGGCGCCGGCCCGGGGCTCTGGCGGGACTGGTTCCGCCGCCACCGGCCGGGCGCGCGCTACCGCTCGGTGGACGTGAGCCCGCACGCCTGCGAGCGCTACGGCCACGAGCGGCGGGACGTCTCGCGCTGGCGGTCGCGCGAGCGGCACGACCTCGTGATCTGCCAGGGGGTGCTCCAGTACCTCGACGACGCGGACTGCGCGCGGGCGATCGAGAACCTGGGCGCGATGAGCCGCGGGCTCCTCTTCCTGGAGGCGCTCACGCGCCGCGACCTCTCCGAGGTGGTGGACCGGAGCGCGTCGGACGTGGCGGTGCACCTCCGCACCGGCGCCTGGTACCGCGCCCGGCTCGCGCGGGCCGGGTTCCGGCAGCTCGGCGCCGGGCTCTGGGTGGCGCGCCGCGGCGGGCTGCCCCTCTTCGAGCTCGAGGCCGCGGGGCGGTAG
- a CDS encoding alpha/beta fold hydrolase, which yields MGRLVSGKDGGEQVELHYEVHGAGRPVVLIHGWPLSGRAWERQVPALVGAGHRVVTYDRRGFGGSSQPWGGYDYDTFAADLDALLRHLDLREATLVGFSMGGGEVARYLGAYGDERVAKAVFAAAVPPFLLKTAGNPEGGLDDAAIAGLEAAVRSDRLAFLEQFTGNFFGVRGELLVSEPQRRYAATIGAFASPKGTLDCIGAFGRTDFREDLKKIRVPTLVIHGDSDAIVPFEVSGQRTAASIPGAKVALVRGAPHGLNLSHAEEFNRALLDFLR from the coding sequence ATGGGCAGGCTCGTGAGCGGCAAGGACGGCGGCGAGCAGGTGGAGCTCCATTACGAGGTGCACGGGGCGGGGCGGCCCGTGGTCCTCATCCACGGGTGGCCCCTCAGCGGCCGGGCCTGGGAACGGCAGGTCCCGGCGCTCGTCGGCGCCGGCCACCGGGTCGTCACCTACGACCGGCGGGGCTTCGGCGGCTCGTCGCAACCCTGGGGCGGGTACGACTACGACACCTTCGCGGCCGACCTCGACGCGCTCCTGCGCCACCTCGACCTGCGGGAGGCCACGCTCGTCGGCTTCTCCATGGGCGGCGGCGAGGTGGCGCGGTACCTCGGCGCCTACGGCGACGAGCGGGTGGCGAAGGCGGTGTTCGCGGCGGCGGTCCCGCCGTTCCTGCTCAAGACCGCCGGCAACCCGGAGGGCGGGCTCGACGACGCGGCCATCGCCGGCCTCGAGGCGGCCGTCCGCTCCGACCGGCTCGCCTTCCTGGAGCAGTTCACGGGCAACTTCTTCGGGGTGCGGGGCGAGCTCCTCGTGAGCGAGCCGCAGCGGCGTTACGCCGCCACCATCGGGGCGTTCGCGTCGCCGAAGGGGACCCTCGACTGCATCGGCGCGTTCGGCCGGACCGACTTCCGCGAGGACCTGAAGAAGATCCGGGTGCCGACCCTCGTGATCCACGGCGACAGCGACGCGATCGTGCCGTTCGAGGTGAGCGGCCAGCGGACCGCCGCCTCCATCCCGGGCGCGAAGGTGGCGCTCGTCCGGGGCGCGCCGCACGGCCTGAACCTCTCGCACGCCGAGGAGTTCAACCGCGCGCTGCTCGACTTCCTGCGCTAG
- a CDS encoding ABC transporter substrate-binding protein → MRWYGVLALAAVAAGTACQKKNEGQDHAATTAATAAPAAQAGAPIVVGHVTSLTGDTATFGESSNNGVKLAIDEANAAGGVQGRKLALQVYDTAGKPEETATAATRAITEAKASVVIGELGSSRTLALAPIADTNKVPAITPASTNPKITKDGDKTRPYMFRVCFIDPFQGTVMAKFARQNLKVAKAAIVRDVGNDYSVGLADYFAKTFKELGGEIVVDVSYKSGDQDFKAQLTKVKFAKPDFVYVPGYYTDVALIGRQAHELGLKAQLAGGDGWDSSKLYEIAQGALDGGFFTNHYSADNPSPVVQGFAKKYEAAYHSKPDAFAALGYDAALLAIDAMKRASALTPDAIRDAIEKTSGLSGVTGTIRLDADHNPVKSAVIIGVEKNAPKYVTTVEP, encoded by the coding sequence ATGCGGTGGTACGGAGTGCTGGCCCTCGCTGCGGTCGCGGCGGGAACGGCATGTCAGAAGAAGAACGAGGGGCAGGACCACGCGGCGACGACCGCCGCCACGGCCGCCCCCGCGGCCCAGGCCGGCGCCCCGATCGTCGTCGGTCACGTGACGTCGCTCACCGGCGACACGGCCACCTTCGGCGAGAGCTCGAACAACGGCGTGAAGCTCGCCATCGACGAGGCCAACGCCGCCGGCGGCGTGCAGGGCCGCAAGCTCGCGCTGCAGGTGTACGACACGGCCGGCAAGCCGGAGGAGACGGCGACGGCCGCCACGCGCGCCATCACCGAGGCCAAGGCCTCGGTGGTCATCGGGGAGCTCGGCTCGAGCCGCACGCTCGCCCTCGCCCCCATCGCCGACACCAACAAGGTCCCGGCGATCACCCCGGCCTCGACCAACCCGAAGATCACCAAGGACGGCGACAAGACCCGCCCCTACATGTTCCGCGTCTGCTTCATCGATCCCTTCCAGGGCACGGTGATGGCCAAGTTCGCGCGGCAGAACCTCAAGGTGGCGAAGGCCGCCATCGTGCGCGACGTCGGCAACGACTACTCCGTGGGGCTCGCCGACTACTTCGCGAAGACCTTCAAGGAGCTCGGCGGCGAGATCGTGGTGGACGTGAGCTACAAGTCCGGTGACCAGGACTTCAAGGCCCAGCTCACCAAGGTGAAGTTCGCGAAGCCCGACTTCGTCTACGTCCCCGGCTACTACACCGACGTGGCCCTCATCGGCCGGCAGGCCCACGAGCTCGGCCTGAAGGCGCAGCTCGCCGGCGGCGACGGCTGGGACTCCTCGAAGCTGTACGAGATCGCCCAGGGCGCCCTCGACGGCGGCTTCTTCACGAACCACTACTCGGCCGACAACCCGTCGCCGGTGGTCCAGGGCTTCGCGAAGAAGTACGAGGCCGCCTACCACTCGAAGCCCGACGCCTTCGCGGCCCTCGGCTACGACGCGGCGCTGCTCGCCATCGACGCCATGAAGCGCGCCTCGGCCCTCACCCCGGACGCGATCCGCGACGCCATCGAGAAGACCAGCGGGCTCTCCGGCGTCACCGGCACCATCCGGCTCGACGCCGATCACAACCCGGTGAAGTCGGCCGTGATCATCGGCGTCGAGAAGAACGCGCCGAAGTACGTGACCACCGTCGAGCCCTGA
- the msrA gene encoding peptide-methionine (S)-S-oxide reductase MsrA produces MPGKKLDLPTPAEALPGRAEPMPLPDRHAVLGHPLAPPFPEGLDRAVFGLGCFWGAERKFWQVPGVYTTAVGYAGGLTPNPTYREVCTGRTGHAEVVLVVYDPDRVSYADLLRVFWESHDPTQGMRQGNDTGTQYRSAVYATSEAQLREAEGSRRAYGERLRAAGYGDITTEVRPAPPFYYAEEYHQQYLEKNPGGYCGLGGTGVACPSGLAAG; encoded by the coding sequence ATGCCCGGAAAGAAGCTCGACCTGCCCACCCCGGCGGAGGCGCTGCCCGGCCGCGCCGAGCCGATGCCCCTGCCGGATCGCCACGCGGTGCTGGGCCACCCGCTCGCGCCGCCCTTCCCCGAGGGGCTCGACCGCGCCGTGTTCGGCCTCGGCTGCTTCTGGGGCGCGGAGCGGAAGTTCTGGCAGGTCCCCGGCGTGTACACGACGGCGGTCGGCTACGCGGGCGGGCTGACGCCGAACCCCACCTACCGCGAGGTCTGCACCGGGAGGACCGGGCACGCCGAGGTGGTCCTCGTGGTCTACGATCCCGACCGCGTCTCCTACGCCGACCTGCTCCGCGTGTTCTGGGAGTCGCACGACCCGACGCAGGGCATGCGGCAGGGGAACGACACCGGGACCCAGTACCGCTCCGCCGTCTACGCCACGAGCGAGGCGCAGCTCCGCGAGGCGGAGGGGTCGCGCCGCGCGTACGGCGAGCGGCTCCGGGCGGCGGGCTACGGCGACATCACCACCGAGGTGCGACCCGCGCCGCCCTTCTACTACGCGGAGGAGTACCACCAGCAGTACCTGGAGAAGAACCCGGGCGGCTACTGCGGCCTCGGCGGC
- a CDS encoding rhodanese-like domain-containing protein, with translation MALRLRELGWEDAYALKGGYDAWKQAGMPVEPRGAGAQSSMTPP, from the coding sequence GTGGCGCTCAGGCTCCGCGAGCTGGGGTGGGAGGACGCCTACGCGCTGAAGGGGGGCTACGACGCCTGGAAGCAGGCGGGCATGCCGGTCGAGCCGCGGGGCGCCGGGGCGCAGTCCAGCATGACCCCGCCCTGA